The Melitaea cinxia chromosome 6, ilMelCinx1.1, whole genome shotgun sequence genome has a window encoding:
- the LOC123654510 gene encoding histidine-rich protein PFHRP-II-like gives MGRRPKTLQSVPPIKIILFITTVLTINAQQYSREYSTSSHSLISQDSSQIPRGQSYTEPIVHRPALFRRLFPLHLAPVYENVVEDNMPTYFAPTVQEVLPSVYNVAPNIHYAYIETPVTSPEYEFKYRLEDRYIGNVEYKQEKEVGDYGTGHYSSHKPVLVLATSLVVANAQYHGQSHGHAVSSQSIIRHDISQDQHNYHQVQAAPLVHHAAPVVHHVAPVVHHVAPVVHHAVPVIHQAAPIYHGEHRDSHDYHAHPKYEFQYQVQDHHTGDIKSQHEARDGDHVTGSYSLHQPDGVLRTVHYNADDHSGFNAQVEYSGHSQHAQPAHHAQPAHHALQYHH, from the exons ATGGGACGACGGCCCAAGACTTTACAATCAGTACCTCCTATTAAG ATAATCCTATTTATAACTACTGTTTTGACCATTAACGCACAACAATACTCACGAGAATATTCCACTTCTTCACATTCGCTTATTTCACAAGATAGTTCACAAATACCACGTGGTCAAAGCTATACGGAACCTATTGTCCATCGACCAGCACTATTTCGTAGACTATTTCCACTTCATCTTGCTCCTGTGTATGAAAATGTCGTAGAAGATAATATGCCCACTTACTTTGCACCAACAGTACAAGAAGTTCTTCCCTCTGTATATAATGTAGCTCCTAACATCCATTACGCCTATATTGAAACTCCTGTG ACTTCTCCCGAATATGAATTCAAATACCGTTTAGAAGATCGCTACATCGGTAATGTTGAGTACAAGCAGGAGAAAGAAGTCGGTGATTACGGTACAGGACACTACAGTTCGCACAAGCCT GTACTCGTCTTAGCTACTTCGTTGGTAGTAGCCAACGCACAATATCACGGACAAAGTCACGGCCACGCCGTTTCTTCTCAATCGATCATCCGACATGACATCTCCCAAGATCAACACAACTACCACCAAGTCCAAGCCGCTCCTCTAGTTCATCACGCAGCTCCAGTAGTTCACCATGTCGCCCCCGTAGTTCATCACGTTGCTCCCGTAGTTCATCACGCTGTTCCCGtcatccaccaagctgctcccaTCTACCACGGTGAACATCGCGATTCCCACGATTACCAC GCTCACCCCAAATACGAGTTCCAGTACCAGGTACAAGATCACCACACCGGCGATATCAAGTCTCAACATGAAGCTCGTGATGGTGACCACGTTACTGGATCATATAGTCTTCATCAACCTGATGGTGTCCTCCGTACTGTACATTACAACGCTGATGATCACAGTGGGTTCAACGCTCAAGTAGAATACTCCGGTCACTCGCAACATGCTCAGCCAGCTCATCATGCTCAGCCAGCTCATCATGCTCTTCAATACCATCATTAA
- the LOC123654260 gene encoding cuticle protein 8-like — protein sequence MFAKAIVACAFLVVAQGGLIASPHGAISSQSIVLGHPAPAIATHAVGPAYAAPALAATAYGFGLGHGTILSHGSVLHAPVAHAVAPVDVYAHPKYQFNYGVTDGHTGDQKSQWEARDGDVVKGQYSLVEPDGTIRTVNYSADDHNGFNAVVSKHGHAAHPAPVAHAPIAVAAPYGHGALLHG from the exons ATGTTCGCAAAG GCTATTGTTGCGTGCGCCTTCTTAGTGGTAGCCCAGGGAGGGCTCATTGCGAGTCCTCATGGGGCTATTTCATCTCAGAGCATAGTTCTCGGCCACCCGGCTCCTGCCATTGCCACACATGCCGTTGGCCCTGCATACGCTGCACCTGCGTTAGCCGCAACCGCATATGGATTTGGACTAG GTCACGGTACTATCCTTTCTCACGGCTCCGTGTTGCATGCGCCAGTCGCCCATGCCGTTGCCCCTGTtgatgtatat gcCCACCCCAAATACCAATTCAACTACGGTGTTACTGACGGCCACACCGGCGACCAGAAGAGCCAATGGGAAGCCCGTGATGGAGACGTTGTAAAGGGCCAGTACTCTCTTGTTGAACCTGATGGCACCATCCGTACCGTCAACTACTCTGCCGATGACCACAATGG TTTCAATGCTGTTGTCAGCAAACATGGCCACGCAGCGCATCCCGCCCCCGTTGCGCACGCACCAATTGCTGTAGCCGCTCCCTACGGCCACGGTGCTCTCCTCCACGGCTAA
- the LOC123654509 gene encoding uncharacterized protein LOC123654509: protein MAKLLTVLFILGNILLSIAQEDHFIDDPLGHQERIEDNPNYSFGYGVTDTQTGDVKTVWEAKQGDTVKGHYSVVEPDGSMRTVEYSAGPNIGFTATVNKDELHPDLLIDESGMEDKVIRDYDRYYEFSEEPDGELSYKASERKRNRHPYESLFKDYSLLKREKYTTDLEPSEYTHSFTIKHPHEDLDSEATAHSHVGFKFEPDCKTKHKKKTNTYNTGNSDFRKQKYPPLIQDSYNGDFDKYIGDSTNMEKLIQMYKQSEQYKPSKPDDFGWSPTKHYQGHQGLSDAHIDDPYSDYTPPRPKKKYKPHKNPEPFEPEDLDDYVLVPKKKHKKPYRVVDSPEYPPDTDESYDENYDDDRYHKPPRGVNHKEVVRKIVKKKKPGINLLDIFDI from the exons GATAATCCAAACTACTCATTTGGTTATGGAGTCACTGATACTCAAACTGGTGATGTGAAGACTGTGTGGGAAGCCAAACAAGGAGACACTGTAAAAg GTCATTACAGTGTAGTAGAACCAGATGGTTCTATGAGAACTGTAGAATACTCTGCTGGGCCTAATATTGGATTTACAGCAACAGTCAATAAAGATGAACTACACCCTGACCTGTTGATTGATGAAAGTGGTATGGAAGACAAAGTTATTCGCGACTATGATAGGTATTATGAATTTTCAGAGGAACCTGATGGAGAACTATCATATAAAGCGAGCGAAAGAAAACGGAATCGACATCCATACGAATCTTTATTTAAAGATTATTCTTTACTAAAACGAGAAAAATACACAACTGACTTAGAACCTAGTGAATATACGCACAGTTTTACCATTAAGCATCCTCACGAAGATCTAGATTCGGAGGCTACCGCTCATAGTCACGTGGGATTTAAGTTCGAACCAGattgtaaaacaaaacataaaaagaaaaccaatacatataatacaggAAATTCAGACTTCCGTAAACAAAAGTATCCACCTTTGATACAAGATTCTTACAACGGTGATTTCGATAAGTATATTGGTGATTCAACAAATATGGAAAAGCTTATTCAAATGTATAAGCAAAGTGAACAATATAAACCTTCAAAACCTGATGATTTCGGATGGTCACCAACCAAACATTATCAAGGTCACCAAGGTTTATCAGATGCACATATAGATGACCCATATTCTGACTATACTCCCCCAAGacctaaaaagaaatataagccACATAAGAACCCTGAACCATTCGAGCCTGAAGATCTAGACGATTATGTTTTGGTGCCTAAAAAGAAACACAAAAAACCTTATAGAGTAGTAGATTCTCCTGAATATCCACCAGATACCGATGAGAGTTACGATGAAAATTACGATGACGACAGGTATCACAAACCCCCACGAGGTGTAAATCACAAAGAAGTAGTACgaaaaattgtaaagaaaaagaaaccaggaataaatttattagatatatttgatatataa